The Nocardia arthritidis genome has a window encoding:
- a CDS encoding aldehyde dehydrogenase family protein, which translates to MTTTQVINPATEQVITTVEMADLAATDAAIERAHRAWAGWRTIAPGDRARLLRRFAEAVDADLDHLAELEVANAGHPITVARLEAANVRDVLQYAAGMPERLLGQQIPVDGGIDITFHEPLGVVGVIAAWNFPMPIAAWGFAPALAAGNTVVLKPAELTPLTALRLGELARQAGLPEGVFQVLPGEGPVVGQRFVTHPAVRKVVFTGSTGVGKRIMAGCAEQVKRVTLELGGKSPNIVFADADLERAAAAAPYGVFMNSGQDCCARSRILVQRSVFDRFLELLEPAVRRFRVGDPLDETTEAGPLISAAHRERVAGFVDPAAVAFTGERPDGPGFWYPPTVVLPSGPTERVFTEEIFGPVAAVLPFDDEAEAIHLTNDTEFGLAGSVWTRDLGRALRVSRAVEAGNLSVNSHLSTRYSTPFGGSKQSGLGRELGPDAALAFTETKNVFIATD; encoded by the coding sequence ATGACAACCACCCAGGTGATCAACCCGGCAACCGAACAGGTGATCACGACGGTCGAGATGGCCGATCTTGCCGCCACCGACGCCGCTATCGAACGCGCCCACCGGGCGTGGGCAGGCTGGCGGACAATCGCACCGGGCGATCGAGCCCGATTGCTGCGGCGCTTCGCCGAGGCCGTCGACGCCGACCTGGACCATTTGGCCGAGCTGGAGGTCGCCAACGCGGGCCACCCCATCACCGTCGCGCGCTTGGAGGCGGCCAATGTCCGCGACGTGCTCCAGTACGCCGCCGGAATGCCCGAACGCCTACTGGGCCAACAGATTCCGGTTGACGGCGGCATCGACATCACCTTCCACGAACCCTTGGGCGTGGTCGGTGTGATCGCGGCGTGGAACTTTCCGATGCCCATCGCGGCCTGGGGGTTCGCGCCCGCACTCGCCGCAGGCAACACCGTGGTGCTGAAACCAGCTGAGCTGACCCCGCTTACCGCACTTCGCCTGGGCGAGCTCGCCCGGCAGGCGGGCCTGCCCGAGGGTGTTTTCCAGGTCCTGCCCGGCGAAGGCCCGGTAGTGGGGCAACGCTTCGTCACCCATCCCGCCGTGCGCAAGGTCGTGTTCACCGGCTCCACCGGGGTCGGCAAGCGGATCATGGCGGGCTGCGCCGAACAGGTCAAACGAGTCACCCTCGAATTGGGCGGCAAGAGCCCCAATATCGTCTTCGCCGATGCGGATCTGGAGCGTGCGGCCGCGGCCGCACCATACGGCGTCTTCATGAACTCGGGCCAGGACTGCTGCGCACGCTCGCGAATTCTGGTGCAGCGCAGCGTCTTCGATCGATTCCTGGAATTGCTCGAGCCAGCGGTGCGGCGCTTCCGGGTCGGTGATCCATTGGACGAAACCACCGAGGCGGGCCCGCTGATCTCGGCCGCGCATCGCGAGCGAGTCGCCGGATTCGTCGATCCGGCCGCGGTGGCATTCACCGGCGAACGGCCCGACGGACCCGGATTCTGGTATCCGCCAACGGTTGTCCTGCCTTCCGGCCCCACCGAACGGGTATTCACCGAGGAGATCTTCGGACCCGTTGCCGCGGTGCTGCCGTTCGACGACGAGGCCGAGGCCATTCACCTCACCAACGACACCGAATTCGGACTGGCCGGGTCCGTCTGGACCCGCGACCTCGGCCGGGCATTGCGGGTATCCCGCGCCGTCGAGGCGGGCAATCTATCGGTGAATTCGCATCTCTCGACACGGTATTCGACCCCGTTCGGTGGATCCAAACAGTCCGGCCTCGGCCGCGAACTCGGTCCAGACGCCGCACTCGCGTTCACCGAAACCAAGAACGTCTTCATCGCCACCGATTGA
- a CDS encoding M23 family metallopeptidase — translation MGTDGHEPVDTGLSASALVGSEINYNLWITFDAPFGSGADGTRLDDSSDSWAGLKTAEPGAAAASRATRKDRRPGKHRLPPPPGALKGRTAVVAVAAGAAVAAGQTGIATSAYHSRAVDRQGGPADAIAAQTPIATDTSLSDATSPQVLNVGAATDLTQFDGILRNGEQFAADLAAASSAKLPPLWAKFAEGTLTSGFGQRWGAMHPGVDVAGAFGSPIRAVADGVVLEAGPANGFGLWVRVGHDDGTVTVYGHVDAITVEAGQRVTAGDQIATMGNRGFSTGTHVHFEVWKYGSDKIDPIPWLASRGIDLGPERD, via the coding sequence GTGGGCACCGATGGCCACGAACCCGTCGATACCGGCTTGTCCGCGTCGGCGCTCGTCGGCTCCGAGATCAACTACAACCTCTGGATTACCTTCGATGCGCCCTTCGGCAGCGGCGCTGACGGCACCCGACTCGATGACTCATCGGATTCGTGGGCAGGGTTGAAAACGGCCGAGCCCGGTGCCGCGGCGGCGAGTCGCGCCACGCGAAAGGACCGGCGTCCGGGTAAACACCGGCTACCTCCGCCGCCGGGCGCGCTCAAAGGCCGCACCGCGGTTGTCGCGGTGGCGGCAGGCGCTGCCGTTGCCGCGGGGCAGACAGGGATCGCGACGTCGGCCTATCATTCGCGCGCCGTCGATCGTCAGGGCGGTCCGGCCGATGCGATCGCGGCACAGACCCCTATCGCGACCGACACATCCCTGTCCGACGCGACATCTCCGCAGGTTCTGAATGTCGGCGCGGCAACCGATCTCACCCAATTCGATGGCATCCTGCGTAACGGCGAGCAGTTCGCGGCGGATCTCGCCGCGGCCTCCTCGGCGAAGCTCCCTCCACTGTGGGCCAAGTTCGCCGAGGGCACGCTCACCTCCGGATTCGGCCAACGCTGGGGAGCGATGCACCCGGGCGTCGACGTCGCGGGCGCTTTCGGCTCGCCGATCCGTGCAGTGGCCGACGGAGTAGTACTTGAGGCCGGCCCGGCGAACGGGTTCGGACTGTGGGTGCGGGTGGGCCACGATGACGGAACCGTCACCGTATACGGTCACGTCGACGCCATCACGGTGGAGGCCGGGCAGCGGGTGACGGCTGGTGATCAGATCGCCACAATGGGCAACCGCGGATTCTCCACCGGAACCCACGTCCATTTCGAGGTCTGGAAGTACGGTTCCGACAAAATCGATCCCATCCCCTGGCTGGCCTCACGCGGCATCGACCTCGGCCCCGAACGCGACTGA
- a CDS encoding class II aldolase/adducin family protein → MTDDMAFFARTLEGTPMPPSFDTVAEERRHRKERLAAAFRLFGKFGFEEGVAGHITARDPELTDHFWVNPFGLSFKHIRVSDLILVNHNGDVVEGARTVNEAAFAIHSQVHQARPDIVAACHSHSIYGRALSTLGRKLEPLTQDACAFYQDHGLFEDYAGVVTDLEEGKRIGVALGDYKAVILRNHGLLTVGDTVDAAAWWYITMERSCQVQLLATAAGQPIPIDPDNAALAHRQVGSNLAGWLQFQPLYQQITREQPDLFD, encoded by the coding sequence ATGACGGACGACATGGCATTCTTCGCGAGAACTCTCGAGGGCACGCCGATGCCGCCTTCATTCGACACCGTGGCGGAAGAACGTCGGCACCGTAAAGAACGGCTGGCCGCCGCGTTCCGGCTATTCGGCAAATTCGGGTTCGAGGAAGGCGTGGCGGGACACATCACCGCCCGCGACCCGGAACTGACCGATCACTTCTGGGTCAACCCGTTCGGCCTGTCGTTCAAGCACATTCGGGTCAGCGACCTGATCCTGGTCAACCACAACGGCGACGTGGTCGAGGGCGCGCGCACGGTCAACGAAGCCGCCTTCGCCATCCACTCCCAGGTCCACCAGGCCCGCCCGGACATCGTCGCCGCCTGCCACAGCCACTCCATCTACGGGCGGGCACTGTCGACCCTCGGCCGAAAGCTGGAGCCGCTCACCCAGGACGCCTGCGCCTTCTACCAGGACCACGGATTGTTCGAGGACTACGCGGGCGTGGTCACCGACCTGGAGGAGGGCAAACGCATCGGCGTCGCCCTCGGCGACTACAAGGCGGTGATCCTGCGCAACCACGGACTGCTCACCGTCGGCGACACCGTCGACGCCGCCGCGTGGTGGTACATCACCATGGAGCGCTCCTGCCAGGTCCAACTCCTGGCCACCGCCGCCGGACAGCCGATACCCATCGACCCCGACAACGCGGCACTGGCCCACCGCCAGGTCGGCAGCAACCTCGCCGGATGGCTCCAATTCCAGCCGCTGTACCAGCAGATCACCCGTGAACAACCCGACCTGTTCGACTGA